A genomic segment from Necator americanus strain Aroian chromosome III, whole genome shotgun sequence encodes:
- a CDS encoding hypothetical protein (NECATOR_CHRIII.G12795.T1), which yields MAICTYNARTLASEAAIEDLMMQAKKIKYDVIGLTETRRRHPLNAVYETGEELFLGTCDSRGVGGVGVLVNTSMAKNIDSFEQLTTRIGRLRMRRCGPIPALTIFVVYAPTSSYEEEEVEAFYMDLEKFYQEDHAFYKVIVGDFNAKVGPRRTPEELHIGTHGLQWNDQGERLSEFIMTTKTIHGNSQFQKPSSLRWTWESPGGGYRNEIDHIIVNKRFCLTDVGVVPKFYTGSDHRLLRGRFSFTRRAEKAAKFRERNPRTTINWDLFATLAGFWEDSALDNIDEEYDRLVEHLHDCAKKAESFKTTKRRLSLETLELIRQRGAARAAGNQELTSELARLCREAIKEDLKERRAEVLAEAAEAGKSIRYARRDFASRKTRMTALRNPKGTAIASRRGMEKIIYDFYSDLFDSHVHLPPHHLREDGQVIPEVLPSEIRHAIMSVRNRTAPGPDRIRPEHLKSLPPVLINTLARLFTRYLSECKVPKQWKTSKTVLLYKKGDPHDIGNYRPICLLSVIYKLFTRVILNRIEKVLDEGQPCEQAGFRKGFSTIDHIHTVSKLIEVSREYKMPLCLTFIDLKKAFDSVETEAVVEALDNQGVPTQYIKVLRELYSNFTTGISPFYKNIIIDVKRGVRQGDTISPKIFTATLENAMRKLEWDDMGVKVDGRQLHHLRFADDIVLVTPSISQAERMLTEFDETCGCIGLQLNLQKTMFMRNGWVSDAPFTLNGTNISECTSYVYLGRELNMMNDLTPELGRRRRAAWGAYKSIEDVVKKTRNTRLRAHLFNTTVLPALTYASETWAFRKQEENAVSVIERAIERVMLGVSRFTQVRDGIRSSLLRQRSKIRDAAAFAKESKIRWAGHVMRFNDNRWTRAVSDWVPRDIKRTTGRPPTRWSDFFTKSLKEKYDALRVPRERRNHWATLARDRDKWKNYWRPLDQFEDQRESR from the coding sequence atggcgatctgtacttataacgcacgtacgcttgcatcggaagcggccatcgaagatctgatgatgcaagccaagaagatcaagtacgacgtcatcggactgaccgagacgagacgacgtcaccctctcaacgccgtatatgaaactggagaagaactgttcttaggaacatgcgacagtagaggtgttggtggagttggcgtcctcgtcaacacgagtatggcaaagaacatcgactcttttgaacaacttacgacccgaatcggacgtctgcggatgagaagatgtggcccaataccagctttgactatcttcgtcgtttacgctccaacatcaagctacgaagaagaagaagtcgaagctttctatatggacctggagaagttctaccaagaagatcatgccttctacaaggtcatagttggcgatttcaacgctaaggttggcccaagaagaacgccggaggaacttcacatcgggacccacggcctacaatggaatgaccagggagagaggctctccgagttcatcatgacgactaagaccatccatgggaactcgcaatttcagaagccctcttctttacgctggacgtgggagtcacccggtggagggtaccgtaatgaaatagaccacatcatcgtcaataaaaggttctgcctgacggacgtcggtgttgtaccaaagttctacacgggatcggaccatcgcctcctccgaggaagattttccttcacaaggagagcagagaaagccgccaagttcagagagagaaatcccaggactaccatcaactgggatctcttcgctacgctagccggcttttgggaagattccgcattggacaacatcgacgaggaatatgaccggcttgtcgaacaccttcacgactgcgcgaagaaggctgagagttttaaaaccaccaagaggcgcctgtctcttgaaactcttgagctgatacgccagcgtggagcagcacgagccgcagggaaccaagaactcacgtccgagctcgcaaggctttgccgagaggcgataaaggaagaccttaaagagagaagagcagaagtgctggctgaagctgcagaggcggggaaaagcatccgctatgcccgtcgagacttcgccagtcgcaagacgaggatgactgctctccggaacccaaagggaacagccattgcatcgagaagggggatggagaaaatcatctacgacttctactctgatctcttcgacagccatgtccacttgcctcctcaccatctgagggaagatggacaagtcattccagaggttctcccgtccgaaatacgacatgctatcatgtcggtaagaaatcgtacggcacccggtcccgacagaataagaccagaacacctgaagagccttccgccagtactcatcaacaccctggcgaggctcttcacacgttatctgtcggaatgcaaggttcctaaacagtggaagaccagcaagaccgtgttgttgtataaaaagggagatccacatgacatcggcaactatcgcccaatctgcctactgtccgtcatctacaagctctttacaagagtaatccttaataggattgaaaaagtcttggatgaaggacagccatgcgagcaagcagggtttcgaaaaggattcagcacgattgaccacattcacactgtttcgaaactcatcgaggtatcacgagagtacaagatgccgctctgtctcaccttcatcgacttaaagaaggctttcgactcggttgagacggaagcggtcgtggaagccttggacaaccaaggcgtccctactcaatatataaaggtacttcgagagttgtacagtaacttcacgaccggaatttcgccattctacaagaacatcatcattgacgtgaagaggggggtccgacagggtgatacaatttcacccaaaatattcacagccaccctcgagaacgcaatgcgaaagttggaatgggacgacatgggagtgaaggttgatggtcggcagctacaccatttgcgctttgctgatgacatcgtactggtaacacctagcatcagccaagcggaacgaatgctgaccgaattcgacgaaacatgtgggtgcatcggtcttcagctgaatctacaaaagacgatgttcatgcggaacggatgggtctcggatgccccattcacgctcaacggaacgaacatatccgagtgcaccagctacgtttatctgggtcgggaactgaacatgatgaacgacctgacccccgagctgggcaggaggagacgagcggcttggggagcgtacaagagcatcgaggatgtagtgaagaagaccaggaacacccggctccgtgctcacctcttcaacaccaccgtacttcctgctttgacctatgcttcggaaacctgggcatttcgcaagcaggaagaaaacgcggtgagcgtcattgaacgcgcaattgagagagtgatgctaggagtatcccgtttcacgcaagtgagggacgggattcgaagttctctcctacgtcagcgatcgaagattagagacgccgccgcgtttgccaaggaaagtaaaataaggtgggccggacacgtgatgcgctttaatgacaaccgttggaccagagccgtgagcgactgggttccccgcgatattaagcgcactacaggaagaccgccgacccgatggtcagatttcttcacgaagtccttgaaagaaaaatatgatgctcttcgtgtcccacgcgaaaggaggaaccactgggctactctggcacgcgatcgggacaaatggaagaattactggcgcccgctcgaccagttcgaagatcaacgggagtcaaggtga